In a genomic window of Zonotrichia albicollis isolate bZonAlb1 chromosome 7, bZonAlb1.hap1, whole genome shotgun sequence:
- the LOC141729521 gene encoding serine/threonine-protein kinase pim-1-like — protein sequence MEDSASSFGARLAVLPEDLGEELILEAVFAGPGAGEGRSGAVAGPGPSADSRVPPAGKAQEALQERYRLGSLLGRGGFGRVFAATRLSDGAPVAIKRVPRNRVRHWGELPDGTSAPLEIVLLAKVSTGFPGVVQLLEWLELPNCIVMMLERPEQCQDLQRFIGARRFLPEEEARELFRQVLEAVRHCTSCGVLHRDIKPGNILVDLDTGQAKLIDFGCGTYLQDTVYTHFAGTLSYSPPEWNDFGWYHGEAATVWSLGILLHQMVCGEHPFRRGRNLSWGQLLLPQRLSQGGSSSLGTGESQCWEPAAGSWASRSGSC from the exons cccggggcgggtgaggggcgctcgggggccgttgctggccccgggccgagcgctgacagccgcgtcccgcccgcagggaaggcgcaggaggccctgcaggagcggtaccggctgggttcgctgctggggcgcggcGGCTTCGGCAGAGTCTTCGCGGCCACGAGGCTCTCGGACGGCGCCCCG gtggccatcaaaaGGGTGCCACGGAACCGCGTCCGGCACTGGggcgagctg cccgacggcaccagcgcacccctggagatcgtgctgctggccaaggtgtccactggcttccccggtgtggtccagctgctggagtggctcGAGCTCCCCAACTGCATCGTGATGATGCTGGAGCggccagagcagtgtcaggaccTGCAGCGTTTCATTGGGGCACGGCGGTTCCTGCCCGAGGAGGAGGCACGGGAGCTGTtccgccaggtgctggaggccgtgcggcactgcaccagctgcggggtcctgcacagggacatcaaACCAGGGAACATCCTGGTTGACCTGGACACCGGGCAGGCCAAACTGATTGactttggctgtggcacctacctgcaggacacagtctACACTCACTTTGCAG GAACACTGTCCTACAGCCCCCCGGAGTGGAACGACTTTGGCTGGTACCATGGCGAGGCAGCAACGGTctggtccctgggcatcctgctgcaccagatggtctgcggggagcaccctttcaggaggggccggaacctcagctggggccagctcctgctgccacaaaggctctctcaaggtggatcctcttctctgggcacgggggaatcccagtgctgggagccagcagcgggCTCGTGGGCATcccgctctggcagctgctga